One stretch of Thermococcus sp. M36 DNA includes these proteins:
- the pgiA gene encoding glucose-6-phosphate isomerase, whose protein sequence is MEYKSPIGLDIDLETGVIPGAKKLVRRLSDLKGYFLDEDAYSELLKENPVVYEVYAVEQEEKDGDLNFATTVLYPGKVGKEFFFTKGHYHSKADRAEIYYGIKGKGGMLLQTPEGKAEWIEMKPGTVVYVPPYWAHRTVNTGDEPFIFLAIYPADAGHDYGSIAEKGFSKLVVEEDGEVKVVDNPRWKE, encoded by the coding sequence ATGGAGTACAAGAGCCCGATAGGCCTTGATATTGACCTCGAAACCGGGGTTATACCCGGCGCCAAAAAGCTCGTCAGAAGGCTCAGTGATTTGAAGGGCTATTTCCTCGATGAAGATGCCTACAGCGAGCTCCTTAAGGAAAACCCCGTCGTCTATGAGGTCTACGCCGTCGAGCAGGAAGAGAAAGACGGAGACCTGAACTTCGCCACGACGGTTCTCTACCCCGGCAAAGTTGGCAAGGAGTTCTTCTTTACCAAAGGACACTATCACTCAAAGGCAGACAGGGCAGAGATATATTATGGCATCAAGGGGAAGGGCGGAATGCTCCTCCAGACCCCGGAAGGAAAGGCCGAGTGGATAGAGATGAAGCCGGGAACGGTCGTTTACGTTCCCCCGTACTGGGCGCACAGGACGGTCAATACCGGCGACGAGCCCTTCATATTCCTGGCGATATATCCAGCCGATGCTGGCCACGACTACGGGAGCATAGCCGAAAAGGGCTTCTCCAAGCTGGTCGTGGAAGAGGACGGGGAAGTTAAAGTTGTGGACAACCCGAGATGGAAGGAGTGA
- a CDS encoding site-2 protease family protein produces MNYELWRATARPRGAGRGEIEDLLISFLVLTLLFSNFEPYSVPYAAVAVLTAFLFHELAHQQVARHYGYRTYYKRWDTGVLLALLVGMATRLLTGTTWIFAALGAVQVYAPYAVDSREAFGRIALAGPLTNIAVGIVALVVLRTTHPFTTLWWVLKTTATVNLWLAFFNLLPFPPLDGSKVVRWNAGAWAVSIGLAYLLFRLL; encoded by the coding sequence ATGAACTACGAACTCTGGCGCGCCACAGCCAGGCCCCGGGGTGCCGGAAGGGGGGAGATCGAAGATCTGCTGATTTCTTTTCTAGTCCTTACTCTGCTGTTTTCCAACTTTGAGCCATACTCAGTCCCTTATGCCGCGGTGGCAGTTCTGACGGCCTTTCTTTTCCACGAGCTCGCCCACCAACAGGTGGCGAGACACTACGGCTACAGGACGTACTACAAACGCTGGGACACAGGCGTACTCCTTGCCCTCCTCGTGGGCATGGCGACGCGCCTCCTTACCGGAACGACGTGGATATTCGCCGCCCTCGGTGCCGTTCAGGTTTATGCCCCCTACGCCGTTGATTCCAGGGAAGCCTTCGGAAGGATAGCCCTCGCAGGACCGTTGACCAACATAGCCGTTGGCATAGTGGCTCTGGTTGTTTTGAGAACCACTCACCCATTCACGACCCTCTGGTGGGTTCTCAAGACAACCGCAACTGTCAACCTGTGGCTGGCCTTCTTCAACCTGCTCCCGTTCCCACCCTTGGATGGCTCGAAGGTTGTCCGCTGGAACGCTGGAGCTTGGGCGGTCTCCATCGGCCTTGCGTACCTCCTCTTCAGACTGTTGTAA
- a CDS encoding KH domain-containing protein gives MKDRLEKMLNVKILEIEELEDKIVVYVPEDQVRIAVGSGGAAVKAAELVIGRKIEVKGK, from the coding sequence ATGAAGGACAGACTCGAAAAAATGCTCAACGTCAAGATTCTTGAAATCGAGGAGCTTGAGGACAAGATAGTCGTTTACGTTCCGGAGGATCAGGTGAGGATAGCCGTTGGGAGCGGTGGTGCGGCCGTTAAGGCGGCGGAACTTGTAATCGGCAGGAAGATTGAAGTAAAGGGCAAGTGA
- a CDS encoding TraB domain-containing protein gives MSYLRYVKLIGTMHVSPKSREEVVRMILNERPHAVAIELDRARFLAMNENRRLTLEESLRFGRRGLINYVLAKVEEKLGEEFGMKPGEEMKAATNAARTLGVPLYLIDEDINVILSKIATAPGREKLLMALEALGLFLPVKSGQVSDPMAEYRVMLVQFRRRYPYLYRVLVEERNEVMARNLISIVENLKLHGVRRPKVIAVVGLGHKPGIEHLLDRAEERRFLSPYWTAVMGEGI, from the coding sequence ATGAGCTACCTTCGCTACGTCAAGCTCATAGGCACGATGCATGTGTCGCCGAAGAGCAGGGAAGAGGTCGTCAGGATGATACTCAATGAGAGACCCCATGCCGTTGCAATAGAGCTCGACAGGGCGCGCTTCCTGGCCATGAACGAGAACAGACGCCTAACCCTTGAGGAGTCACTGCGCTTCGGCAGGAGGGGGTTGATAAACTACGTTCTTGCAAAGGTCGAGGAGAAGCTCGGAGAGGAGTTTGGCATGAAGCCCGGTGAGGAGATGAAAGCTGCCACAAACGCCGCCCGGACCCTCGGTGTTCCACTCTACCTTATAGACGAGGACATAAACGTCATACTCTCCAAGATTGCCACCGCACCCGGAAGGGAAAAGCTCCTTATGGCCTTGGAAGCGCTGGGCCTTTTCCTTCCGGTTAAAAGTGGCCAGGTTTCTGACCCTATGGCCGAATACCGGGTCATGCTGGTTCAGTTCAGGAGGAGATATCCCTACCTCTACCGCGTCTTGGTAGAGGAGCGGAACGAGGTCATGGCAAGAAACCTGATCTCCATAGTCGAAAACCTGAAGCTACATGGAGTTAGGAGGCCGAAGGTTATAGCTGTGGTCGGCCTAGGTCACAAGCCGGGGATAGAGCACCTCCTCGACAGGGCGGAGGAGAGGAGGTTCCTCTCACCCTACTGGACTGCTGTGATGGGAGAAGGCATCTAG
- a CDS encoding ribonuclease Z produces the protein MLEVIFLGTGGIMPTRERNVPAIALRYKGEIILFDVGEGTMRQMNSAKLSPMKVEKIFITHFHGDHYLGLAALIQTMNLWDREKPLHIYGPKYTFDFVQHFLQSGFFRPGFDVHVHELGETRLKFNDYEIWSFKVEHGVPALGYVFREKDRRGKFLPEKLAEYGLSEGPILGKLEREGQIEWNGRIIRLEDVTGPRRKGVKVVYTGDTEPTERTRLFAEKADLLIHEATYLNPVDRGESYHSTVEEACEIAKKAKVKLLALFHRAFRYTYDEYLSEASRICREFGVNFIVPRDFDVLTFKSGKFSVRNLREERR, from the coding sequence ATGCTTGAAGTGATTTTCCTCGGCACAGGCGGCATAATGCCAACGCGCGAGAGGAACGTTCCAGCCATAGCGCTGCGCTACAAGGGGGAAATTATACTCTTCGACGTCGGAGAGGGGACGATGAGGCAGATGAACAGCGCAAAGCTCAGCCCCATGAAGGTGGAGAAGATTTTCATCACGCACTTCCACGGCGACCACTACCTTGGTCTGGCTGCCCTGATACAGACGATGAACCTCTGGGACAGGGAAAAGCCCCTCCACATCTACGGCCCCAAGTACACCTTTGATTTCGTCCAGCACTTTCTTCAGAGCGGCTTCTTCAGGCCGGGCTTCGATGTGCACGTCCACGAGCTCGGAGAGACGAGGCTGAAGTTCAATGATTATGAAATCTGGAGCTTTAAGGTCGAGCACGGCGTTCCTGCTTTAGGTTACGTCTTCAGGGAGAAGGACCGGCGCGGGAAGTTTCTTCCGGAGAAGCTCGCCGAGTATGGCCTGAGCGAGGGGCCGATACTTGGAAAGCTTGAGCGGGAAGGTCAAATCGAGTGGAACGGTCGGATAATCCGTCTTGAGGACGTGACCGGGCCAAGGAGAAAGGGGGTCAAGGTCGTCTACACCGGCGATACCGAACCCACTGAAAGGACAAGACTCTTCGCGGAAAAGGCCGACCTCCTCATACACGAGGCCACTTATCTGAATCCCGTTGACAGGGGCGAGAGCTACCATTCCACCGTTGAAGAGGCCTGCGAGATAGCCAAGAAGGCCAAAGTAAAGCTCCTTGCCCTATTTCACAGGGCCTTCCGCTACACCTACGATGAATACCTGAGCGAGGCCTCGCGGATATGCCGGGAGTTCGGGGTTAACTTCATAGTTCCGCGGGATTTTGACGTTTTAACCTTTAAATCGGGTAAATTCAGCGTGAGAAACCTTCGGGAGGAGAGAAGATGA
- a CDS encoding tetratricopeptide repeat protein, whose translation MDEILKAIEERDCKKVSKLLYYKVDELSDEELKEILERAEKLALECKDPELYKLIVYYFHALLDVDKISEFEKLAEEMDTFEAKFNLADLYYLIGELEKSLELYRALLEEETARGRKENVAKVYYNMALIHEEIQEYEKALELLEKAEEVYRELEDEGELLHIAVYKAYVTFEAGEPYRAKAMLAGLLPKVMGNSRLMSEIHLSFEEIFEEDENYDAALQECLYALMSARGMEYWDIAFDALIDVIWQLMLEDDFETVYLNMDMFASAMPELADFFEAIKAVALYKDGKIDAEEASRAVEKVKDRRLIDLLEFLGEAEF comes from the coding sequence ATGGACGAAATTCTGAAGGCCATTGAGGAGAGGGACTGTAAAAAGGTCTCGAAGCTCCTCTACTACAAGGTGGACGAGCTTTCGGATGAGGAGCTTAAAGAGATCCTTGAAAGGGCCGAGAAGCTTGCCCTGGAGTGCAAAGACCCCGAACTGTACAAGCTCATCGTTTACTACTTCCACGCCCTCCTCGATGTGGACAAAATAAGTGAGTTCGAGAAGCTGGCAGAGGAGATGGACACGTTTGAGGCAAAGTTCAACCTCGCTGACCTCTACTACCTGATAGGAGAGCTTGAGAAAAGCCTTGAGCTGTACAGGGCCCTCCTTGAGGAGGAGACCGCCAGGGGCAGAAAAGAGAACGTGGCAAAGGTGTACTACAACATGGCGCTGATACACGAGGAAATCCAAGAGTACGAGAAGGCCCTCGAACTTCTGGAGAAGGCCGAGGAGGTTTACAGGGAACTCGAAGACGAGGGGGAGCTCCTGCACATAGCTGTGTACAAGGCATACGTCACCTTCGAGGCGGGTGAACCGTACAGGGCCAAGGCCATGCTCGCCGGTCTCCTCCCAAAGGTCATGGGGAACAGCAGACTTATGTCAGAGATACACCTGAGCTTTGAGGAGATATTTGAAGAGGATGAGAACTACGACGCGGCACTGCAGGAGTGTCTCTACGCCCTAATGAGCGCCAGGGGTATGGAGTACTGGGACATCGCCTTTGACGCCCTTATAGATGTCATCTGGCAACTGATGCTCGAAGACGATTTTGAAACGGTTTACCTCAACATGGACATGTTCGCCAGCGCCATGCCGGAGCTTGCGGACTTCTTTGAGGCCATAAAAGCAGTCGCCCTCTACAAGGACGGTAAAATAGACGCTGAGGAAGCCAGCAGGGCCGTAGAAAAGGTAAAGGACAGACGGCTCATCGACCTGCTTGAATTCCTCGGAGAGGCCGAGTTCTGA
- a CDS encoding NifB/NifX family molybdenum-iron cluster-binding protein, which yields MRIAVPAEDGRGLESNVNGHFGRAKYFVFVDVEEGEIKDVKVVKVPFDEHGTGDLPNFVKEHGGEVVLAYGMGQKAIAFFNQLGIEVVTGAYGPIKDVVKAFIKNVLEVDPYWKEKIEREKGHKKCEEPEIQTGSKL from the coding sequence ATGAGGATAGCGGTTCCCGCTGAGGATGGTAGAGGGCTGGAGAGCAACGTCAACGGACACTTCGGCAGGGCCAAGTACTTTGTCTTCGTTGACGTGGAGGAAGGGGAGATCAAGGATGTCAAGGTAGTCAAGGTTCCCTTCGACGAACATGGGACCGGTGACCTTCCGAACTTCGTAAAGGAACACGGTGGAGAGGTCGTGCTCGCCTACGGCATGGGACAGAAGGCGATTGCGTTCTTCAACCAGCTTGGAATTGAGGTTGTCACCGGTGCCTACGGCCCCATTAAGGACGTGGTAAAAGCATTCATAAAGAATGTTCTCGAGGTCGACCCGTACTGGAAGGAGAAGATAGAGAGGGAGAAGGGGCACAAGAAGTGTGAAGAGCCTGAAATCCAAACCGGTTCCAAACTTTGA
- a CDS encoding tungsten cofactor oxidoreductase radical SAM maturase, with translation MKYLYIEISSRCNLKCEMCFKQYWEDGEGDMDWELFLKILDDAEEFPELKMIYFGGIGEPSVHPRFMDMVREVKRRGFALGISSNGTLLTDDMLREFAELGVELVYFSMDTVPTAQNAITLGHLAAAATASRIEKLVKYREETGTHRPSIGVEVVVTKENYRQLPDMARFLLDLGVDSMLISNLLPLTKEQTKDIIYDGSVDMGPILNELYKIAHNGLYIKLPKFELKTERACDFDENNVAVVRWDGEVAPCYRFLHTYYEYIFGRKKKVNAYSFGNVRERSLAEIWTSERYTWFRFTMKNYMYPSCTDCDLVDACDFVKTSDIDCWGNEPSCADCLWSRKLVQCPIPQHTFGKFF, from the coding sequence ATGAAGTACCTCTACATCGAGATAAGCAGCAGGTGCAACCTCAAGTGCGAGATGTGTTTCAAGCAGTACTGGGAGGATGGAGAGGGCGACATGGACTGGGAGCTGTTCCTCAAGATTCTCGACGATGCCGAGGAGTTTCCGGAGCTTAAGATGATATACTTCGGTGGAATCGGAGAGCCTTCCGTTCATCCGCGCTTCATGGACATGGTGAGGGAAGTAAAAAGGCGCGGTTTCGCCCTCGGAATAAGCAGCAACGGAACCCTTCTGACCGATGACATGCTGAGGGAGTTCGCCGAACTCGGCGTCGAGCTGGTATACTTTTCCATGGACACTGTTCCGACAGCCCAGAACGCCATAACCCTCGGCCATCTTGCGGCCGCCGCGACCGCCAGCAGGATAGAAAAGCTCGTGAAGTACCGCGAGGAAACGGGGACCCACAGGCCCAGCATAGGTGTCGAGGTGGTTGTGACCAAAGAGAACTACAGACAGCTGCCCGATATGGCACGCTTCCTGCTCGATCTTGGCGTTGATTCCATGCTGATCTCTAATCTTCTCCCCCTCACGAAGGAGCAGACGAAGGACATAATCTACGACGGGAGCGTCGACATGGGCCCCATCCTCAACGAGCTGTATAAGATAGCACACAATGGCCTATACATCAAGCTCCCCAAGTTCGAGCTGAAGACCGAGCGCGCCTGCGACTTTGACGAGAACAACGTTGCCGTAGTCAGATGGGACGGTGAAGTAGCTCCATGCTACCGCTTCCTCCACACGTACTACGAGTATATCTTCGGCAGAAAGAAGAAAGTGAACGCCTACTCTTTCGGCAACGTCCGGGAGAGGAGCCTGGCCGAGATATGGACGAGCGAGCGCTATACCTGGTTCCGCTTCACAATGAAGAACTACATGTACCCCTCCTGCACCGACTGCGATCTGGTTGATGCCTGCGACTTCGTTAAAACGAGCGACATAGACTGCTGGGGCAACGAGCCGAGCTGTGCTGACTGTCTCTGGTCCAGAAAGCTTGTCCAGTGTCCGATTCCCCAGCACACCTTCGGGAAGTTCTTCTGA
- the aor gene encoding aldehyde ferredoxin oxidoreductase produces the protein MYGNWGRFLRVNLSTGEVKVEEYNEELAKKWLGSRGLAIYLLLKEMDPKVDPLGPENKLIIAPGPLSGTSAPTGGRYNVVTKSPATGFITMANSGGYFGAELKFAGYDAIVVEGKAEKPVYIYIKDDHVEIRDASHLWGKLVSETEEAIRKEIGSKRLRITTIGPAGENLVRFAAIINDGHRAAGRAGVGAVMGSKNLKAIAVEGSKRVPIADKQKFMLVVREKINKLKNDPVAGGGLPNYGTAVLVNIINQNGLYPTRNFQTGVFEYAEEQSGEAMTAKYLIGNKPCYACPIGCGRVNKLPTVGVTEGPEYESIWALGANLGINDLASIIEANHMCDEYGLDTISTGGTLATAMELWEKGLLKPEDVGEEEAPPFRWGNTEVLHYYIEKIAYRKGFGDKLAEGGYRLAEMFNGTEYFMGVKKLELPAYDPRGAEGHGLAYATNNRGGCHIKNYMISPEILGYPYKMDPHDIGEEKIKMLIIFQHLSALVDAAGLCIFTTFGLGADDYRDMLNAALGWDFSTEDYLKIGERIWNAERIFNLKAGLDPERDDTLPKRFLEEPMPEGPNKGHVVRLKEMLPKYYKLRGWTEDGRVPEEKAKELGLEEFL, from the coding sequence ATGTATGGCAACTGGGGAAGATTTTTACGTGTAAACCTCTCCACCGGAGAGGTGAAAGTTGAGGAATACAATGAAGAGCTGGCCAAGAAGTGGCTCGGCAGCAGAGGACTGGCAATATACCTCCTCCTGAAGGAGATGGACCCGAAGGTCGACCCTCTGGGCCCCGAGAACAAGCTGATCATAGCTCCTGGCCCGCTGAGCGGAACCAGCGCTCCGACCGGTGGCAGGTACAACGTCGTGACCAAGAGCCCCGCGACGGGCTTCATAACAATGGCCAACTCCGGAGGCTACTTCGGTGCTGAGCTGAAGTTTGCGGGCTACGATGCCATAGTCGTTGAAGGCAAGGCTGAGAAGCCTGTCTACATCTACATAAAGGATGACCACGTTGAGATCCGCGACGCGAGCCACCTATGGGGCAAGCTCGTCAGCGAGACGGAGGAGGCCATACGGAAAGAGATCGGAAGCAAGAGGCTTAGGATAACCACCATCGGGCCCGCCGGTGAGAACCTCGTCAGGTTCGCGGCAATAATAAACGACGGCCACCGCGCCGCCGGAAGGGCCGGTGTTGGAGCCGTCATGGGCAGTAAGAACCTCAAGGCAATAGCCGTTGAGGGCAGCAAGAGGGTTCCCATAGCGGACAAGCAGAAGTTCATGCTGGTCGTCAGGGAGAAGATAAACAAGCTCAAGAACGACCCGGTTGCCGGCGGCGGACTGCCCAACTACGGTACAGCGGTTCTCGTCAACATAATTAATCAGAACGGCCTCTACCCGACGAGGAACTTCCAGACCGGTGTCTTTGAGTACGCCGAGGAGCAGAGCGGTGAGGCGATGACTGCCAAATACCTGATCGGGAACAAGCCGTGCTACGCCTGTCCGATCGGTTGCGGAAGGGTCAACAAGCTCCCCACCGTTGGGGTCACCGAAGGTCCGGAATACGAAAGCATATGGGCGCTCGGCGCCAACCTCGGCATAAACGACCTTGCGAGCATAATCGAGGCAAACCATATGTGTGACGAGTACGGCCTCGATACCATCTCGACCGGCGGAACCCTGGCAACTGCCATGGAGCTCTGGGAGAAGGGACTGCTCAAGCCTGAGGACGTGGGCGAGGAAGAAGCACCGCCCTTCAGGTGGGGCAACACCGAGGTTCTGCACTACTACATCGAGAAGATCGCCTACAGGAAAGGCTTCGGCGACAAGCTCGCCGAGGGTGGCTACCGCCTGGCCGAGATGTTCAACGGAACCGAGTACTTCATGGGCGTCAAGAAGCTTGAGCTTCCAGCCTATGACCCGCGCGGTGCCGAGGGACACGGGCTGGCGTATGCCACCAACAACCGCGGTGGGTGCCATATCAAGAACTACATGATAAGCCCCGAGATTCTCGGCTATCCGTATAAGATGGATCCGCACGACATAGGTGAAGAGAAGATCAAAATGCTCATCATCTTCCAGCACCTCAGTGCCCTCGTTGATGCCGCTGGACTGTGTATATTCACGACCTTCGGCCTTGGAGCCGACGACTACCGCGACATGCTGAACGCCGCTTTGGGCTGGGACTTCAGCACGGAAGACTACCTCAAGATTGGAGAGCGCATATGGAACGCCGAGAGGATATTCAACCTCAAGGCCGGCCTCGACCCGGAGAGGGACGACACACTGCCCAAGCGCTTCCTTGAGGAGCCCATGCCTGAGGGGCCGAACAAGGGACACGTCGTTCGCCTGAAGGAGATGCTGCCCAAGTACTACAAGCTCCGCGGATGGACGGAGGACGGAAGGGTTCCGGAGGAGAAAGCTAAGGAGCTGGGCCTGGAGGAGTTCCTGTGA